The following coding sequences lie in one Rutidosis leptorrhynchoides isolate AG116_Rl617_1_P2 chromosome 6, CSIRO_AGI_Rlap_v1, whole genome shotgun sequence genomic window:
- the LOC139851898 gene encoding probable glycosyltransferase At3g07620 isoform X2 → MGHEIQYLLETKRLVWLVALVFAVLMVLQYFEFPYGDVVSSLFSASKAQIVNVNGSYQLEASTQRPQIFEDITHSYALNASYDSNPTLEENVDGAFSPMAAVVLAPTKSPDIELPNTVNATLTDSTIVLEHETSKPDASKLFQDFKESQEKTIHSDDKASANEAHSMRDVVTISDMHDMLAQNRASSRSMIENAPINENDPALNPSLYVNISRFKRSYELMEKTLKVYIYNEGEKPIFHQPTAVLKGIYASEGWFMKHMKESQHFVTKNPKEAHLFYIPFSSRMLEVKLYVPDSHSHKNLEEYMKNFLDLIIGKYKFWNRTDGSDHFFVACHDWAPAITEKYMNSCIRAMCNSDIKKEGFELGKDVALPETLISSAKNPLRQFGGLPVSQRSNLAFFAGRMHGNLRQILLQHWQNKDPDMKIFGKLPKSKHNNVYIEYMKSSKYCICAKGYEVNSPRVVEAIFYECVPVIISDNFVPPFFEVLNWESFAVFVKEKDIPNLKNILLSISDSKYLVMQKRVKQVQQHFLWHVKPVKYDIFHMILHSIWYNKVFRINPR, encoded by the exons ATGGGTCACGAAATTCAGTATTTACTCGAAACCAAGAGATTGGTGTGGCTTGTGGCATTAGTATTTGCTGTACTTATGGTGCTTCAATATTTCGAGTTTCCGTATGGTGATGTTGTATCATCGTTATTTTCTGCGAGCAAGGCTCAAATAGTCAACGTAAATGGAAGCTATCAACTCGAAGCTTCTACACAAAGACCTCAAATATTTGAGGATATCACTCACAGTTATGCCTTAAATGCGAGTTATGATAGTAATCCAACGTTAGAAGAGAATGTAGATGGTGCTTTTAGTCCCATGGCTGCAGTCGTTTTAGCACCTACCAAGTCACCTGATATAGAACTCCCCAATACAGTCAATGCTACACTAACCGATTCTACAATAGTTTTGGAGCACGAAACATCTAAACCAGATGCATCAAAATTGTTCCAAGATTTTAAAGAATCACAGGAAAAAACTATTCATTCAGACGATAAAGCATCTGCAAACGAAGCTCATTCTATGAGGGACGTAGTGACAATCTCAGATATGCATGATATGTTGGCTCAGAATCGTGCTTCATCTCGTTCAATG ATTGAGAATGCTCCGATCAATGAAAATGATCCTGCACTAAATCCTTCCTTGTACGTTAACATTTCAAGGTTTAAGAG GAGCTACGAATTAATGGAAAAGACTCTTAAGGTATACATTTACAATGAGGGCGAAAAACCTATATTTCATCAGCCAACAGCAGTGCTTAAGGGAATATATGCATCTGAAGGATGGTTTATGAAGCATATGAAAGAAAGTCAACATTTTGTTACTAAAAATCCGAAAGAAGCGCATTTGTTTTATATCCCTTTTAGCTCTCGAATGTTAGAAGTAAAATTATACGTACCCGACTCTCACAGTCACAAAAACTTGGAAGAGTACATGAAGAACTTTCTTGATTTAATCATTGGGAAATATAAATTTTGGAACAGAACCGATGGATCTGATCATTTCTTCGTTGCTTGTCATGATTGG GCCCCAGCCATAACAGAAAAATATATGAATAGTTGCATAAGGGCTATGTGCAACTCAGACATCAAAAAAGAAGGATTCGAATTAGGAAAAGATGTAGCTTTACCCGAAACACTTATCAGCTCTGCTAAAAACCCGTTAAGACAATTCGGTGGACTACCCGTTTCCCAACGATCGAATCTTGCGTTCTTTGCTGGTCGAATGCACGGTAACCTTCGTCAGATTCTTCTACAACACTGGCAAAACAAAGATCCTGACATGAAAATTTTCGGGAAGCTTCCGAAATCTAAACACAATAACGTTTATATAGAATACATGAAGAGTAGCAAGTATTGTATATGCGCAAAGGGTTATGAAGTTAATAGTCCGAGAGTCGTAGAGGCTATATTTTACGAGTGTGTTCCCGTTATTATATCGGACAATTTTGTCCCTCCGTTTTTTGAGGTTTTGAATTGGGAATCGTTCGCTGTTTTTGTAAAGGAGAAAGATATACCGAATTTGAAGAATATTCTTTTGTCGATTTCGGACTCGAAGTACTTGGTTATGCAGAAGAGGGTAAAACAGGTACAACAACATTTTCTTTGGCATGTTAAGCCTGTGAAGTATGATATCTTTCATATGATACTTCATTCTATATGGTACAATAAAGTCTTCAGAATAAATCCAAGATGA
- the LOC139851898 gene encoding probable glycosyltransferase At5g25310 isoform X1 produces the protein MGHEIQYLLETKRLVWLVALVFAVLMVLQYFEFPYGDVVSSLFSASKAQIVNVNGSYQLEASTQRPQIFEDITHSYALNASYDSNPTLEENVDGAFSPMAAVVLAPTKSPDIELPNTVNATLTDSTIVLEHETSKPDASKLFQDFKESQEKTIHSDDKASANEAHSMRDVVTISDMHDMLAQNRASSRSMKPRWSSLADQELLDAKLQIENAPINENDPALNPSLYVNISRFKRSYELMEKTLKVYIYNEGEKPIFHQPTAVLKGIYASEGWFMKHMKESQHFVTKNPKEAHLFYIPFSSRMLEVKLYVPDSHSHKNLEEYMKNFLDLIIGKYKFWNRTDGSDHFFVACHDWAPAITEKYMNSCIRAMCNSDIKKEGFELGKDVALPETLISSAKNPLRQFGGLPVSQRSNLAFFAGRMHGNLRQILLQHWQNKDPDMKIFGKLPKSKHNNVYIEYMKSSKYCICAKGYEVNSPRVVEAIFYECVPVIISDNFVPPFFEVLNWESFAVFVKEKDIPNLKNILLSISDSKYLVMQKRVKQVQQHFLWHVKPVKYDIFHMILHSIWYNKVFRINPR, from the exons ATGGGTCACGAAATTCAGTATTTACTCGAAACCAAGAGATTGGTGTGGCTTGTGGCATTAGTATTTGCTGTACTTATGGTGCTTCAATATTTCGAGTTTCCGTATGGTGATGTTGTATCATCGTTATTTTCTGCGAGCAAGGCTCAAATAGTCAACGTAAATGGAAGCTATCAACTCGAAGCTTCTACACAAAGACCTCAAATATTTGAGGATATCACTCACAGTTATGCCTTAAATGCGAGTTATGATAGTAATCCAACGTTAGAAGAGAATGTAGATGGTGCTTTTAGTCCCATGGCTGCAGTCGTTTTAGCACCTACCAAGTCACCTGATATAGAACTCCCCAATACAGTCAATGCTACACTAACCGATTCTACAATAGTTTTGGAGCACGAAACATCTAAACCAGATGCATCAAAATTGTTCCAAGATTTTAAAGAATCACAGGAAAAAACTATTCATTCAGACGATAAAGCATCTGCAAACGAAGCTCATTCTATGAGGGACGTAGTGACAATCTCAGATATGCATGATATGTTGGCTCAGAATCGTGCTTCATCTCGTTCAATG AAACCAAGATGGTCTTCTTTAGCTGATCAAGAATTACTAGACGCAAAATTGCAGATTGAGAATGCTCCGATCAATGAAAATGATCCTGCACTAAATCCTTCCTTGTACGTTAACATTTCAAGGTTTAAGAG GAGCTACGAATTAATGGAAAAGACTCTTAAGGTATACATTTACAATGAGGGCGAAAAACCTATATTTCATCAGCCAACAGCAGTGCTTAAGGGAATATATGCATCTGAAGGATGGTTTATGAAGCATATGAAAGAAAGTCAACATTTTGTTACTAAAAATCCGAAAGAAGCGCATTTGTTTTATATCCCTTTTAGCTCTCGAATGTTAGAAGTAAAATTATACGTACCCGACTCTCACAGTCACAAAAACTTGGAAGAGTACATGAAGAACTTTCTTGATTTAATCATTGGGAAATATAAATTTTGGAACAGAACCGATGGATCTGATCATTTCTTCGTTGCTTGTCATGATTGG GCCCCAGCCATAACAGAAAAATATATGAATAGTTGCATAAGGGCTATGTGCAACTCAGACATCAAAAAAGAAGGATTCGAATTAGGAAAAGATGTAGCTTTACCCGAAACACTTATCAGCTCTGCTAAAAACCCGTTAAGACAATTCGGTGGACTACCCGTTTCCCAACGATCGAATCTTGCGTTCTTTGCTGGTCGAATGCACGGTAACCTTCGTCAGATTCTTCTACAACACTGGCAAAACAAAGATCCTGACATGAAAATTTTCGGGAAGCTTCCGAAATCTAAACACAATAACGTTTATATAGAATACATGAAGAGTAGCAAGTATTGTATATGCGCAAAGGGTTATGAAGTTAATAGTCCGAGAGTCGTAGAGGCTATATTTTACGAGTGTGTTCCCGTTATTATATCGGACAATTTTGTCCCTCCGTTTTTTGAGGTTTTGAATTGGGAATCGTTCGCTGTTTTTGTAAAGGAGAAAGATATACCGAATTTGAAGAATATTCTTTTGTCGATTTCGGACTCGAAGTACTTGGTTATGCAGAAGAGGGTAAAACAGGTACAACAACATTTTCTTTGGCATGTTAAGCCTGTGAAGTATGATATCTTTCATATGATACTTCATTCTATATGGTACAATAAAGTCTTCAGAATAAATCCAAGATGA